A single region of the Gossypium arboreum isolate Shixiya-1 chromosome 12, ASM2569848v2, whole genome shotgun sequence genome encodes:
- the LOC108477159 gene encoding uncharacterized protein LOC108477159 isoform X2, giving the protein MGQSRDTHLDKICDICGDVGFEELIRSCSQCTMGRHLYCMRVVVRDDLEDWICEGCLSKNDINSLNSGQAENVLDSSTKIYFDLWGQVPRKRQKAIETGKVKFLPTEEVIKLSSGLPLPKRAFPSNSNSGSKPVPANFTLSPSKRVFMGSKYAGPCYNPIKVRRSPTFLQLGSENVLRGRGGQISSSIRHQHSVERPNKSEEDEEKASRTPSKQYGSNEEPVSSVMAANEVTGDVDSKATDTMKETLSIANAVERADLVPNKGNVCKGKISDTILPNKELTVLHAKTEDAMRSSRPSPSRLHTTIMSSGQNIHGAAEPENSDVPKTETWSRLKVSLYRPHAPSLHPTWMGGFKFFNTTGELYGDFLALPPCRVHRKAYEFSKKMPAVLQVNLLQQWHLHSHILQNGCLDLHDIALYFFPVDMERSQRNYNKLLQLMGMENSVMISYIDDLELLIFTSEQLHADSWGVFTGSNKEFFGGVFRRVKEHQKLPSLVSCTQDAGEADDMVSGKMVGISNMALSK; this is encoded by the exons ATGGGACAATCAAGAGATACCCACTTG GACaagatatgtgatatatgtggtgATGTTGGTTTTGAGGAACTAATTAGAAGCTGTTCTCAATGCACCATGGGACGCCATCT CTATTGCATGAGGGTTGTAGTGAGGGATGACTTGGAAGATTGGATATGTGAAGGATGCCTTTCGAAGAATGATATAAATTCTCTGAATTCTGGCCAGGCAGAAAATGTTTTGGATTCCTctacaaaaatttattttgactTATGGGGACAGGTTCCACGTAAAAGGCAAAAAGCTATTGAAACTGGGAAAGTGAAGTTCCTTCCTACAGAGGAAGTCATTAAGCTATCATCCGGCTTACCATTACCAAAAAGGGCATTTCCTTCAAATAGTAACTCAGGGTCAAAACCTGTGCCCGCAAACTTCACTCTATCTCCATCAAAGAGGGTGTTTATGGGATCCAAATACGCTGGCCCTTGTTATAACCCAATAAAGGTAAGAAGAAGTCCTACTTTTCTACAGTTAGGATCTGAGAACGTTCTTAGAGGCCGAGGTGGGCAGATCAGTTCATCTATTAGGCATCAACATTCAGTTGAAAGGCCAAACAAGTCAGAAG AAGATGAAGAAAAGGCTTCTCGGACACCTTCAAAGCAATATGGTAGTAATGAAGAGCCGGTATCTTCTGTTATGGCTGCTAATGAAGTGACGGGTGATGTTGATTCTAAAGCAACGGACACAATGAAAGAGACGTTGTCTATTGCCAATGCAG TAGAAAGAGCCGATCTTGTTCCCAACAAAGGGAATGTTTGCAAAGGGAAGATATCGGATACCATCCTACCTAATAAAGAGCTCACAGTGCTTCATGCCAAgaccgaggatgctatgagatcCAGCCGACCTTCGCCATCAAGGCTTCATACAACTATTATGAGTTCAG GTCAAAACATTCATGGTGCTGCTGAACCTGAGAACTCCGATGTCCCGAAAACAGAAACCTGGAGTCGACTTAAGGTTTCCTTATATCGACCACATGCTCCTTCTCTACATCCTACCTGGAT GGGAGGTTTCAAATTCTTCAATACCACGGGTGAGTTGTATGGTGATTTCCTGGCTCTACCACCATGCAGAGTCCATCGTAAAGCATATGAGTTTTCGAAGAAAATGCCTGCAGTTCTTCAGGTTAATCTGCTTCAACAGTGGCACCTTCACTCTCATATACTCCAGAATGGTTGTTTAGATCTTCATGACATTGCCTTATACTTTTTTCCAGTAGACATGGAAAG ATCTCAAAGGAATTACAACAAACTACTTCAGCTCATGGGGATGGAAAATTCAGTGATGATAAGTTACATTGATGATTTGGAGTTGTTGATATTTACATCTGAACAGTTACATGCAGATTCGTGGG GTGTGTTTACCGGGTCAAATAAGGAGTTTTTTGGTGGAGTCTTCCGCCGAGTGAAGGAACATCAGAAGCTTCCTTCATTGGTTTCTTGTACACAAGATGCAGGTGAAGCTGATGACATGGTAAGTGGAAAAATGGTAGGGATTTCGAACATGGCTCTTTCGAAATGA
- the LOC108477159 gene encoding uncharacterized protein LOC108477159 isoform X1: MGQSRDTHLGVAMFVQDKICDICGDVGFEELIRSCSQCTMGRHLYCMRVVVRDDLEDWICEGCLSKNDINSLNSGQAENVLDSSTKIYFDLWGQVPRKRQKAIETGKVKFLPTEEVIKLSSGLPLPKRAFPSNSNSGSKPVPANFTLSPSKRVFMGSKYAGPCYNPIKVRRSPTFLQLGSENVLRGRGGQISSSIRHQHSVERPNKSEEDEEKASRTPSKQYGSNEEPVSSVMAANEVTGDVDSKATDTMKETLSIANAVERADLVPNKGNVCKGKISDTILPNKELTVLHAKTEDAMRSSRPSPSRLHTTIMSSGQNIHGAAEPENSDVPKTETWSRLKVSLYRPHAPSLHPTWMGGFKFFNTTGELYGDFLALPPCRVHRKAYEFSKKMPAVLQVNLLQQWHLHSHILQNGCLDLHDIALYFFPVDMERSQRNYNKLLQLMGMENSVMISYIDDLELLIFTSEQLHADSWGVFTGSNKEFFGGVFRRVKEHQKLPSLVSCTQDAGEADDMVSGKMVGISNMALSK; encoded by the exons ATGGGACAATCAAGAGATACCCACTTG GGTGTTGCCATGTTTGTACAGGACaagatatgtgatatatgtggtgATGTTGGTTTTGAGGAACTAATTAGAAGCTGTTCTCAATGCACCATGGGACGCCATCT CTATTGCATGAGGGTTGTAGTGAGGGATGACTTGGAAGATTGGATATGTGAAGGATGCCTTTCGAAGAATGATATAAATTCTCTGAATTCTGGCCAGGCAGAAAATGTTTTGGATTCCTctacaaaaatttattttgactTATGGGGACAGGTTCCACGTAAAAGGCAAAAAGCTATTGAAACTGGGAAAGTGAAGTTCCTTCCTACAGAGGAAGTCATTAAGCTATCATCCGGCTTACCATTACCAAAAAGGGCATTTCCTTCAAATAGTAACTCAGGGTCAAAACCTGTGCCCGCAAACTTCACTCTATCTCCATCAAAGAGGGTGTTTATGGGATCCAAATACGCTGGCCCTTGTTATAACCCAATAAAGGTAAGAAGAAGTCCTACTTTTCTACAGTTAGGATCTGAGAACGTTCTTAGAGGCCGAGGTGGGCAGATCAGTTCATCTATTAGGCATCAACATTCAGTTGAAAGGCCAAACAAGTCAGAAG AAGATGAAGAAAAGGCTTCTCGGACACCTTCAAAGCAATATGGTAGTAATGAAGAGCCGGTATCTTCTGTTATGGCTGCTAATGAAGTGACGGGTGATGTTGATTCTAAAGCAACGGACACAATGAAAGAGACGTTGTCTATTGCCAATGCAG TAGAAAGAGCCGATCTTGTTCCCAACAAAGGGAATGTTTGCAAAGGGAAGATATCGGATACCATCCTACCTAATAAAGAGCTCACAGTGCTTCATGCCAAgaccgaggatgctatgagatcCAGCCGACCTTCGCCATCAAGGCTTCATACAACTATTATGAGTTCAG GTCAAAACATTCATGGTGCTGCTGAACCTGAGAACTCCGATGTCCCGAAAACAGAAACCTGGAGTCGACTTAAGGTTTCCTTATATCGACCACATGCTCCTTCTCTACATCCTACCTGGAT GGGAGGTTTCAAATTCTTCAATACCACGGGTGAGTTGTATGGTGATTTCCTGGCTCTACCACCATGCAGAGTCCATCGTAAAGCATATGAGTTTTCGAAGAAAATGCCTGCAGTTCTTCAGGTTAATCTGCTTCAACAGTGGCACCTTCACTCTCATATACTCCAGAATGGTTGTTTAGATCTTCATGACATTGCCTTATACTTTTTTCCAGTAGACATGGAAAG ATCTCAAAGGAATTACAACAAACTACTTCAGCTCATGGGGATGGAAAATTCAGTGATGATAAGTTACATTGATGATTTGGAGTTGTTGATATTTACATCTGAACAGTTACATGCAGATTCGTGGG GTGTGTTTACCGGGTCAAATAAGGAGTTTTTTGGTGGAGTCTTCCGCCGAGTGAAGGAACATCAGAAGCTTCCTTCATTGGTTTCTTGTACACAAGATGCAGGTGAAGCTGATGACATGGTAAGTGGAAAAATGGTAGGGATTTCGAACATGGCTCTTTCGAAATGA
- the LOC108476780 gene encoding uncharacterized protein LOC108476780 isoform X3 → MSSTSITSESVCTSPLSHKPVDQENEKASKSNTSETLNPEALLENQKILGSACKQGAATVGNVKKSSVSTKSEHLVRNLVSGLDHLSTMETASKSSPTRLKVASAKASIKKFKASHDHRKVRHSGSKVCSTTPQKAIQTSKTLKETSATYEKETHDTNVLGEKIETSLSQQRDGEDVSPEGSASLPVNTIASTLTKSDLEKIAMEYHIDTKRYHLSLPKSSERANSYFPCKHTFCIYADAFKAGLRLPLHPLISEILSEFSVAPTQIPPNSWRVLICFISFCYSQKITPTVNLFRAICSLKDHSGESNKGWWFFSARIGFKLFEGFPSSIKGWRHRFFIIRTSERDTLGLNTKWGPPNSAANQLPTLSAIEVKSLDNLVAAATNNPPDIRVLLSEEALIQAGISSTILKPKGSNGEIKQRHSLSQSGLVRALQRKRAATESGKSALSNLPCQEPILIYVDQEDLPESKRSKESLQPMEQTDLLQPKELTNRSQEISPPVTSPAQDMPHEGLPLQASPESNIRHIAGVSVPAVSSVYFNTATDNLPPSNAEVRQTGSVEYTMEQSVFTHPALARKLISQMVLPHDCDSVAQKDTLVMAQELMCLAMEDATWKMAVSEKLIKMQHEVNMLKEERNALRAELESQKMAVTECESTRKTTLELQRLEEEVERLEIRLKETEEKAWTWEDQFIKLERRLKQAEDRAASAERKVVVAEEKWRQSEMTKSRVAEETLKNFKASDEFRHEVEDYHAEAYGMGLNVAIEKIKRQFPNLDLSIINFYSED, encoded by the exons ATGTCTTCCACTTCAATTACTTCTGAAAGTGTCTGTACCAGCCCGCTTTCGCACAAACCAGTTGATCAAGAAAATGAAAAGGCTTCAAAATCAAACACCTCTGAGACTTTGAATCCAGAAGCGTTACTTGAGAATCAAAAGATATTAGGTTCTGCTTGTAAGCAAGGGGCTGCTACAGTTGGGAATGTGAAGAAGTCATCAGTTTCAACAAAATCTGAACATTTAGTGAGAAATTTGGTATCAGGTCTTGATCATTTGAGTACCATGGAAACTGCATCGAAGAGCAGTCCAACAAGGTTGAAAGTTGCTTCTGCAAAGGCATCCATAAAGAAATTTAAAGCAAGTCATGATCATAGAAAAGTACGACATAGCGGTTCAAAGGTCTGCTCTACGACCCCACAGAAAGCAATCCAAACATCAAAAACTTTAAAAG AAACTTCTGCTACATATGAAAAAGAGACACATGATACTAATGTGCTCGGTGAAAAGATCGAAACCTCACTTTCACAACAAAGGGATGGTGAGGATGTCTCTCCTGAGGGATCAGCTAGCTTACCTGTAAATACGATAGCGAGCACTTTAACCAAGTCAGATCTAGAAAAGATAGCTATGGAGTATCACATAGACACTAAAAGGTACCATCTTTCTCTTCCTAAATCATCCGAGAGAGCAAATTCGTATTTCCCATGTAAACACACATTTTGCATCTATGCTGATGCCTTTAAGGCCGGGCTTCGTCTTCCTCTTCATCCTCTAATTTCGGAGATCCTCAGTGAGTTCAGTGTTGCTCCTACTCAGATTCCTCCAAACTCGTGGAGGGTActgatttgttttatttctttctGTTATTCTCAAAAAATAACTCCTACGGTGAACCTCTTTCGTGCAATCTGCTCTCTCAAAGATCACTCTGGGGAGAGCAACAAGGGGTGGTGGTTCTTTAGTGCTCGGATTGGATTCAAGCTGTTTGAGGGTTTTCCGAGCTCCATCAAGGGATGGAGGCATAGGTTTTTTATAATTCGAACATCTGAGAGAGACACATTAGGCCTTAACACGAAGTGGGGCCCTCCCAATAGTGCGGCAAATCAGTTGCCAACTCTTTCAGCTATCGAGGTCAAATCACTGGATAACCTTGTAGCTGCAGCGACCAACAACCCACCTGACATTAGAGTTTTGTTGTCGGAAGAGGCCTTGATTCAAGCTGGAATCAGTTCAACAATACTAAAACCGAAGGGGTCCAATGGTG AGATAAAGCAGCGTCATAGCTTGTCTCAATCCGGTCTAGTGAGGGCCTTACAGAGAAAAAGAGCTGCCACAGAGTCTGGGAAAAGCGCTTTGTCTAATCTTCCTTGTCAAGAGCCAATCTTAATATATGTCGATCAGGAGGATCTGCCCGAAAGCAAGAGGTCAAAGGAATCTCTGCAACCTATGGAACAAACCGATTTATTGCAACCTAAAGAGCTAACGAACCGGTCACAAGAGATTTCCCCTCCTGTGACCTCTCCTGCTCAAGATATGCCTCATGAAGGCCTTCCTCTACAAGCTTCCCCAGAGTCTAATATCCGGCACATTGCAGGAGTGTCAGTTCCTGCAGTTAGCTCGGTTTACTTCAATACTGCAACAGACAACCTCCCCCCTTCAAATGCTGAAGTGAGGCAGACAGGATCCGTGGAGTACACTATGGAACAATCAGTTTTCACTCATCCTGCTCTTGCAAGGAAGCTGATCAGTCAAATGGTTCTTCCGCACGACTGTGATTCGGTGGCTCAGAAGGATACTTTGGTCATGGCTCAGGAGCTTATGTGCCTAGCAATGGAG GACGCGACCTGGAAAATGGCAGTGTCTGAAAAGTTGATCAAGATGCAACATGAGGTCAACATGTTGAAGGAAGAAAGGAATGCATTAAGAGCAGAGCTTGAATCGCAGAAGATGGCGGTGACTGAGTGTGAGTCGACAAGGAAAACGACACTGGAGCTCCAAAGGTTGGAGGAGGAGGTTGAACGGCTCGAGATCAGGTTAAAGGAGACTGAGGAAAAAGCCTGGACATGGGAGGATCAGTTCATTAAGCTAGAGAGGAGGTTGAAACAGGCTGAGGACCGGGCAGCATCAGCTGAAAGAAAAGTTGTTGTGGCCGAAGAAAAATGGCGGCAGTCTGAAATGACAAAGTCGAGGGTTGCTGAGGAGACACTTAAGAATTTCAAGGCTTCCGACGAATTCCGGCATGAAGTTGAGGATTATCACGCTGAAGCCTACGGCATGGGGTTAAATGTCGCCATCGAGAAGATCAAGAGGCAATTTCCAAATCTAGATCTATCGATTATCAATTTTTATTCCGAGGATTAA
- the LOC108476780 gene encoding uncharacterized protein LOC108476780 isoform X1, which translates to MIEPCDICGDIGFVEDIVTCFECKIAREHGYCMREVLLTIPEIWFCEECRLSKAIVPESVTEEDVPMSSTSITSESVCTSPLSHKPVDQENEKASKSNTSETLNPEALLENQKILGSACKQGAATVGNVKKSSVSTKSEHLVRNLVSGLDHLSTMETASKSSPTRLKVASAKASIKKFKASHDHRKVRHSGSKVCSTTPQKAIQTSKTLKETSATYEKETHDTNVLGEKIETSLSQQRDGEDVSPEGSASLPVNTIASTLTKSDLEKIAMEYHIDTKRYHLSLPKSSERANSYFPCKHTFCIYADAFKAGLRLPLHPLISEILSEFSVAPTQIPPNSWRVLICFISFCYSQKITPTVNLFRAICSLKDHSGESNKGWWFFSARIGFKLFEGFPSSIKGWRHRFFIIRTSERDTLGLNTKWGPPNSAANQLPTLSAIEVKSLDNLVAAATNNPPDIRVLLSEEALIQAGISSTILKPKGSNGEIKQRHSLSQSGLVRALQRKRAATESGKSALSNLPCQEPILIYVDQEDLPESKRSKESLQPMEQTDLLQPKELTNRSQEISPPVTSPAQDMPHEGLPLQASPESNIRHIAGVSVPAVSSVYFNTATDNLPPSNAEVRQTGSVEYTMEQSVFTHPALARKLISQMVLPHDCDSVAQKDTLVMAQELMCLAMEDATWKMAVSEKLIKMQHEVNMLKEERNALRAELESQKMAVTECESTRKTTLELQRLEEEVERLEIRLKETEEKAWTWEDQFIKLERRLKQAEDRAASAERKVVVAEEKWRQSEMTKSRVAEETLKNFKASDEFRHEVEDYHAEAYGMGLNVAIEKIKRQFPNLDLSIINFYSED; encoded by the exons ATGATCGAGCCTTGCGATATATGCGGTGATATAGGCTTTGTAGAGGATATCGTAACTTGCTTTGAGTGCAAAATTGCAAGGGAACACGG CTATTGCATGCGCGAAGTTCTCTTGACTATCCCCGAAATTTGGTTCTGTGAAGAGTGTAGGTTAAGCAAGGCCATAGTTCCCGAGTCTGTTACAGAGGAAGATGTTCCTATGTCTTCCACTTCAATTACTTCTGAAAGTGTCTGTACCAGCCCGCTTTCGCACAAACCAGTTGATCAAGAAAATGAAAAGGCTTCAAAATCAAACACCTCTGAGACTTTGAATCCAGAAGCGTTACTTGAGAATCAAAAGATATTAGGTTCTGCTTGTAAGCAAGGGGCTGCTACAGTTGGGAATGTGAAGAAGTCATCAGTTTCAACAAAATCTGAACATTTAGTGAGAAATTTGGTATCAGGTCTTGATCATTTGAGTACCATGGAAACTGCATCGAAGAGCAGTCCAACAAGGTTGAAAGTTGCTTCTGCAAAGGCATCCATAAAGAAATTTAAAGCAAGTCATGATCATAGAAAAGTACGACATAGCGGTTCAAAGGTCTGCTCTACGACCCCACAGAAAGCAATCCAAACATCAAAAACTTTAAAAG AAACTTCTGCTACATATGAAAAAGAGACACATGATACTAATGTGCTCGGTGAAAAGATCGAAACCTCACTTTCACAACAAAGGGATGGTGAGGATGTCTCTCCTGAGGGATCAGCTAGCTTACCTGTAAATACGATAGCGAGCACTTTAACCAAGTCAGATCTAGAAAAGATAGCTATGGAGTATCACATAGACACTAAAAGGTACCATCTTTCTCTTCCTAAATCATCCGAGAGAGCAAATTCGTATTTCCCATGTAAACACACATTTTGCATCTATGCTGATGCCTTTAAGGCCGGGCTTCGTCTTCCTCTTCATCCTCTAATTTCGGAGATCCTCAGTGAGTTCAGTGTTGCTCCTACTCAGATTCCTCCAAACTCGTGGAGGGTActgatttgttttatttctttctGTTATTCTCAAAAAATAACTCCTACGGTGAACCTCTTTCGTGCAATCTGCTCTCTCAAAGATCACTCTGGGGAGAGCAACAAGGGGTGGTGGTTCTTTAGTGCTCGGATTGGATTCAAGCTGTTTGAGGGTTTTCCGAGCTCCATCAAGGGATGGAGGCATAGGTTTTTTATAATTCGAACATCTGAGAGAGACACATTAGGCCTTAACACGAAGTGGGGCCCTCCCAATAGTGCGGCAAATCAGTTGCCAACTCTTTCAGCTATCGAGGTCAAATCACTGGATAACCTTGTAGCTGCAGCGACCAACAACCCACCTGACATTAGAGTTTTGTTGTCGGAAGAGGCCTTGATTCAAGCTGGAATCAGTTCAACAATACTAAAACCGAAGGGGTCCAATGGTG AGATAAAGCAGCGTCATAGCTTGTCTCAATCCGGTCTAGTGAGGGCCTTACAGAGAAAAAGAGCTGCCACAGAGTCTGGGAAAAGCGCTTTGTCTAATCTTCCTTGTCAAGAGCCAATCTTAATATATGTCGATCAGGAGGATCTGCCCGAAAGCAAGAGGTCAAAGGAATCTCTGCAACCTATGGAACAAACCGATTTATTGCAACCTAAAGAGCTAACGAACCGGTCACAAGAGATTTCCCCTCCTGTGACCTCTCCTGCTCAAGATATGCCTCATGAAGGCCTTCCTCTACAAGCTTCCCCAGAGTCTAATATCCGGCACATTGCAGGAGTGTCAGTTCCTGCAGTTAGCTCGGTTTACTTCAATACTGCAACAGACAACCTCCCCCCTTCAAATGCTGAAGTGAGGCAGACAGGATCCGTGGAGTACACTATGGAACAATCAGTTTTCACTCATCCTGCTCTTGCAAGGAAGCTGATCAGTCAAATGGTTCTTCCGCACGACTGTGATTCGGTGGCTCAGAAGGATACTTTGGTCATGGCTCAGGAGCTTATGTGCCTAGCAATGGAG GACGCGACCTGGAAAATGGCAGTGTCTGAAAAGTTGATCAAGATGCAACATGAGGTCAACATGTTGAAGGAAGAAAGGAATGCATTAAGAGCAGAGCTTGAATCGCAGAAGATGGCGGTGACTGAGTGTGAGTCGACAAGGAAAACGACACTGGAGCTCCAAAGGTTGGAGGAGGAGGTTGAACGGCTCGAGATCAGGTTAAAGGAGACTGAGGAAAAAGCCTGGACATGGGAGGATCAGTTCATTAAGCTAGAGAGGAGGTTGAAACAGGCTGAGGACCGGGCAGCATCAGCTGAAAGAAAAGTTGTTGTGGCCGAAGAAAAATGGCGGCAGTCTGAAATGACAAAGTCGAGGGTTGCTGAGGAGACACTTAAGAATTTCAAGGCTTCCGACGAATTCCGGCATGAAGTTGAGGATTATCACGCTGAAGCCTACGGCATGGGGTTAAATGTCGCCATCGAGAAGATCAAGAGGCAATTTCCAAATCTAGATCTATCGATTATCAATTTTTATTCCGAGGATTAA
- the LOC108476780 gene encoding uncharacterized protein LOC108476780 isoform X2 translates to MIEPCDICGDIGFVEDIVTCFECKIAREHGLSKAIVPESVTEEDVPMSSTSITSESVCTSPLSHKPVDQENEKASKSNTSETLNPEALLENQKILGSACKQGAATVGNVKKSSVSTKSEHLVRNLVSGLDHLSTMETASKSSPTRLKVASAKASIKKFKASHDHRKVRHSGSKVCSTTPQKAIQTSKTLKETSATYEKETHDTNVLGEKIETSLSQQRDGEDVSPEGSASLPVNTIASTLTKSDLEKIAMEYHIDTKRYHLSLPKSSERANSYFPCKHTFCIYADAFKAGLRLPLHPLISEILSEFSVAPTQIPPNSWRVLICFISFCYSQKITPTVNLFRAICSLKDHSGESNKGWWFFSARIGFKLFEGFPSSIKGWRHRFFIIRTSERDTLGLNTKWGPPNSAANQLPTLSAIEVKSLDNLVAAATNNPPDIRVLLSEEALIQAGISSTILKPKGSNGEIKQRHSLSQSGLVRALQRKRAATESGKSALSNLPCQEPILIYVDQEDLPESKRSKESLQPMEQTDLLQPKELTNRSQEISPPVTSPAQDMPHEGLPLQASPESNIRHIAGVSVPAVSSVYFNTATDNLPPSNAEVRQTGSVEYTMEQSVFTHPALARKLISQMVLPHDCDSVAQKDTLVMAQELMCLAMEDATWKMAVSEKLIKMQHEVNMLKEERNALRAELESQKMAVTECESTRKTTLELQRLEEEVERLEIRLKETEEKAWTWEDQFIKLERRLKQAEDRAASAERKVVVAEEKWRQSEMTKSRVAEETLKNFKASDEFRHEVEDYHAEAYGMGLNVAIEKIKRQFPNLDLSIINFYSED, encoded by the exons ATGATCGAGCCTTGCGATATATGCGGTGATATAGGCTTTGTAGAGGATATCGTAACTTGCTTTGAGTGCAAAATTGCAAGGGAACACGG GTTAAGCAAGGCCATAGTTCCCGAGTCTGTTACAGAGGAAGATGTTCCTATGTCTTCCACTTCAATTACTTCTGAAAGTGTCTGTACCAGCCCGCTTTCGCACAAACCAGTTGATCAAGAAAATGAAAAGGCTTCAAAATCAAACACCTCTGAGACTTTGAATCCAGAAGCGTTACTTGAGAATCAAAAGATATTAGGTTCTGCTTGTAAGCAAGGGGCTGCTACAGTTGGGAATGTGAAGAAGTCATCAGTTTCAACAAAATCTGAACATTTAGTGAGAAATTTGGTATCAGGTCTTGATCATTTGAGTACCATGGAAACTGCATCGAAGAGCAGTCCAACAAGGTTGAAAGTTGCTTCTGCAAAGGCATCCATAAAGAAATTTAAAGCAAGTCATGATCATAGAAAAGTACGACATAGCGGTTCAAAGGTCTGCTCTACGACCCCACAGAAAGCAATCCAAACATCAAAAACTTTAAAAG AAACTTCTGCTACATATGAAAAAGAGACACATGATACTAATGTGCTCGGTGAAAAGATCGAAACCTCACTTTCACAACAAAGGGATGGTGAGGATGTCTCTCCTGAGGGATCAGCTAGCTTACCTGTAAATACGATAGCGAGCACTTTAACCAAGTCAGATCTAGAAAAGATAGCTATGGAGTATCACATAGACACTAAAAGGTACCATCTTTCTCTTCCTAAATCATCCGAGAGAGCAAATTCGTATTTCCCATGTAAACACACATTTTGCATCTATGCTGATGCCTTTAAGGCCGGGCTTCGTCTTCCTCTTCATCCTCTAATTTCGGAGATCCTCAGTGAGTTCAGTGTTGCTCCTACTCAGATTCCTCCAAACTCGTGGAGGGTActgatttgttttatttctttctGTTATTCTCAAAAAATAACTCCTACGGTGAACCTCTTTCGTGCAATCTGCTCTCTCAAAGATCACTCTGGGGAGAGCAACAAGGGGTGGTGGTTCTTTAGTGCTCGGATTGGATTCAAGCTGTTTGAGGGTTTTCCGAGCTCCATCAAGGGATGGAGGCATAGGTTTTTTATAATTCGAACATCTGAGAGAGACACATTAGGCCTTAACACGAAGTGGGGCCCTCCCAATAGTGCGGCAAATCAGTTGCCAACTCTTTCAGCTATCGAGGTCAAATCACTGGATAACCTTGTAGCTGCAGCGACCAACAACCCACCTGACATTAGAGTTTTGTTGTCGGAAGAGGCCTTGATTCAAGCTGGAATCAGTTCAACAATACTAAAACCGAAGGGGTCCAATGGTG AGATAAAGCAGCGTCATAGCTTGTCTCAATCCGGTCTAGTGAGGGCCTTACAGAGAAAAAGAGCTGCCACAGAGTCTGGGAAAAGCGCTTTGTCTAATCTTCCTTGTCAAGAGCCAATCTTAATATATGTCGATCAGGAGGATCTGCCCGAAAGCAAGAGGTCAAAGGAATCTCTGCAACCTATGGAACAAACCGATTTATTGCAACCTAAAGAGCTAACGAACCGGTCACAAGAGATTTCCCCTCCTGTGACCTCTCCTGCTCAAGATATGCCTCATGAAGGCCTTCCTCTACAAGCTTCCCCAGAGTCTAATATCCGGCACATTGCAGGAGTGTCAGTTCCTGCAGTTAGCTCGGTTTACTTCAATACTGCAACAGACAACCTCCCCCCTTCAAATGCTGAAGTGAGGCAGACAGGATCCGTGGAGTACACTATGGAACAATCAGTTTTCACTCATCCTGCTCTTGCAAGGAAGCTGATCAGTCAAATGGTTCTTCCGCACGACTGTGATTCGGTGGCTCAGAAGGATACTTTGGTCATGGCTCAGGAGCTTATGTGCCTAGCAATGGAG GACGCGACCTGGAAAATGGCAGTGTCTGAAAAGTTGATCAAGATGCAACATGAGGTCAACATGTTGAAGGAAGAAAGGAATGCATTAAGAGCAGAGCTTGAATCGCAGAAGATGGCGGTGACTGAGTGTGAGTCGACAAGGAAAACGACACTGGAGCTCCAAAGGTTGGAGGAGGAGGTTGAACGGCTCGAGATCAGGTTAAAGGAGACTGAGGAAAAAGCCTGGACATGGGAGGATCAGTTCATTAAGCTAGAGAGGAGGTTGAAACAGGCTGAGGACCGGGCAGCATCAGCTGAAAGAAAAGTTGTTGTGGCCGAAGAAAAATGGCGGCAGTCTGAAATGACAAAGTCGAGGGTTGCTGAGGAGACACTTAAGAATTTCAAGGCTTCCGACGAATTCCGGCATGAAGTTGAGGATTATCACGCTGAAGCCTACGGCATGGGGTTAAATGTCGCCATCGAGAAGATCAAGAGGCAATTTCCAAATCTAGATCTATCGATTATCAATTTTTATTCCGAGGATTAA